A genome region from Sceloporus undulatus isolate JIND9_A2432 ecotype Alabama chromosome 1, SceUnd_v1.1, whole genome shotgun sequence includes the following:
- the LOC121919042 gene encoding uncharacterized protein LOC121919042, producing the protein MPAHNKLKIFFMLLAVVTYTVMIVMNAGAGSGAFRGVFHTTVGNISRHYDTDFTPASWTFFIWNLIFLWQYAWLGYALSGLCRRNELGWVYMWPDVLPLPFYLVWMLNNALNVGWLFLWDNLHFTPALFVLGLLTLTNYAALFISHWALYRHRAWFQKHNKADLWLVRILVQNGIAVYATWTTIATILNFTVVLIYNGYASNETATIVSLCILFFLLIVWFYLENFVFEKYVRYNLIVYPVVILALCGTVQKNSIDFSPNASNIITAVLLVVTCIIFSIRIALVTWRHKKENLDEPWSDINTVHLPVS; encoded by the exons ATGCCTGCCCACAACAAGCTGAAGATTTTCTTTATGTTACTGGCAGTGGTTACCTACACAGTCATGATAGTGATGAATGCAGGAGCAGGTTCAGGAGCATTCAGAG GTGTATTTCATACTACTGTTGGAAATATCTCACGCCACTATGACACAGACTTCACACCAGCATCCTGGACCTTCTTCATTTGGAACCTCATCTTTCTCTGGCAGTATGCTTGGCTGGGTTATGCGCTGTCTGGCCTCTGCAGAAG GAATGAACTTGGCTGGGTCTACATGTGGCCAGATGTACTGCCACTCCCATTTTACCTAGTATGGATGTTGAACAATGCTTTAAATGTTGGATGGCTATTTCTGTGGGATAATCT acatttcactCCCGCGCTATTTGTCCTGGGACTCCTCACTCTCACTAATTATGCTGCTCTCTTCATTTCACACTGGGCTTTGTACCGACATAGAGCTTGGTTCCAAAAGCACAACAAAGCAGACCTCTGGCTTGTCCGGATTTTG gTGCAAAATGGAATTGCTGTGTATGCCACATGGACCACAATAGCCACAATACTGAACTTCACAGTTGTCTTGATCTATAATGGGTACGCTTCCAATGAGACTGCAACCATAGTTTCACTTTGcatccttttctttctgctgATTGTATG GTTTTATCTGGAGAACTTCGTATTTGAAAAGTATGTGCGCTATAATCTCATTGTCTACCCAGTGGTCATTTTAGCATTGTGTGGCACTGTGCAGAAGAATAGCATTGATTTCTCTCCAAACGCAAGCAACATAATTACAG CTGTGCTGCTAGTAGTGACGTGTATCATATTTAGCATTCGGATAGCCCTTGTCACTTGGAGACATAAAAAGGAGAATTTGGATGAACCTTGGTCAGACATCAACACTGTGCATCTACCTGTTTCCTGA